The following coding sequences lie in one Microbacterium sp. XT11 genomic window:
- a CDS encoding ABC transporter substrate-binding protein, producing MIRIRLFAAAGIAAATAIAVTGCSTAPAGGDGSSADGQVTLRMLVNVTPNLTEDFWNELVEPFEKANPDIDVVIQNPGAEGVAAAVPRLLAAGDAPDVVQSIAPTTKLAPELVDLSEYDWATDGPLAEQYSIDGKYYMAGIGVQLQSLFFYNKTAFQEAGIDELPTTVDELTEALGKLKDAGWTPIQTGGDWMTSHTLQTLALPTVIAEDPTWFQDISSGEVTFGETYGDAVETYADWVAAGYIPTDALGIKYPDAEQAFLSGKTAVYAMGSWFAGTQAKAAESADIGVFRAPAVDAKDQPAMGANIASPYSILKASKNQDAAAKLVEFLVTDKDAVTSQLEVDGNFRDGYEYDMTPLGEELLQIVADTPADAYTPTGGGYGERTLPDGYSGEINTQTQALIGGTPAADVIKAMDDWFAANAG from the coding sequence ATGATCAGAATTCGGCTCTTCGCCGCCGCAGGCATCGCCGCCGCGACGGCCATCGCCGTCACCGGATGCTCCACCGCCCCCGCGGGCGGCGACGGCTCGTCCGCCGATGGGCAGGTCACCCTGCGCATGCTCGTCAACGTCACCCCCAACCTCACCGAGGACTTCTGGAACGAGCTCGTCGAGCCGTTCGAGAAGGCCAACCCCGACATCGACGTCGTGATCCAGAACCCGGGAGCCGAGGGCGTCGCCGCCGCCGTCCCCCGCCTCCTCGCCGCGGGCGACGCGCCCGACGTGGTGCAGTCGATCGCGCCGACCACCAAGCTCGCCCCCGAGCTCGTCGACCTGTCGGAGTACGACTGGGCCACCGACGGCCCGCTGGCCGAGCAGTACTCGATCGACGGCAAGTACTACATGGCAGGCATAGGCGTGCAGCTGCAGAGCCTGTTCTTCTACAACAAGACCGCGTTCCAGGAGGCCGGCATCGACGAGCTCCCGACGACCGTCGACGAGCTCACCGAGGCCCTCGGCAAGCTGAAGGACGCCGGCTGGACGCCCATCCAGACCGGCGGCGACTGGATGACCAGCCACACGCTGCAGACCCTCGCCCTGCCGACCGTGATCGCCGAGGACCCGACGTGGTTCCAGGACATCTCGTCGGGCGAGGTCACGTTCGGCGAGACCTACGGCGACGCCGTCGAGACCTACGCCGACTGGGTGGCCGCGGGCTACATCCCCACGGATGCCCTCGGCATCAAGTACCCCGACGCCGAGCAGGCGTTCCTCTCGGGCAAGACCGCCGTCTACGCCATGGGCAGCTGGTTCGCCGGCACGCAGGCCAAGGCCGCGGAGTCCGCCGACATCGGCGTGTTCCGGGCGCCGGCGGTCGACGCGAAGGACCAGCCGGCCATGGGCGCCAACATCGCCAGCCCGTACTCCATCCTCAAGGCCAGCAAGAACCAGGATGCCGCGGCGAAGCTCGTTGAGTTCCTCGTCACCGACAAGGACGCCGTGACTTCGCAGCTCGAGGTCGACGGCAACTTCCGCGACGGCTACGAGTACGACATGACACCGCTCGGCGAGGAGCTGCTGCAGATCGTCGCCGACACGCCGGCCGACGCGTACACGCCCACCGGCGGCGGCTACGGCGAGCGCACGCTGCCCGACGGATACTCGGGCGAGATCAACACGCAGACGCAGGCCCTGATCGGCGGCACACCGGCCGCCGACGTGATCAAGGCCATGGACGACTGGTTCGCCGCGAACGCCGGCTGA
- a CDS encoding carbohydrate ABC transporter permease, whose amino-acid sequence MSSTIAPRRRTALQRWRHRLPGILMGGPAVAVFIAMFVIPMILAAVLSFTDWNGYSLSFDFIGWENYTKAFRSPRSVQAAVFTGVIAVVGTILCNAVGLAIAALISGQGRANTILRTIFFYPYVISALIIGFIWSAMLSPNGAVNGVLTTIGLPALPFLTEPGFAKASVIFTIVWSHFGFNMILFLAGIKSVPAEYYEAATVDGASRWQQFRSITLPLIAPVFTVNLVLTLVGLLKAYDVVLSLTDGGPAGSTQTIVYQILKDSFANSSLGFGAAQSIVLLLVTAVIGLAVTVVRRRAEQKATE is encoded by the coding sequence ATGAGCTCGACCATCGCCCCGCGCCGGCGCACCGCGCTGCAGCGCTGGCGGCATCGCCTTCCCGGCATCCTCATGGGCGGACCCGCCGTGGCGGTCTTCATCGCCATGTTCGTGATCCCCATGATCCTCGCAGCCGTCCTCAGCTTCACCGACTGGAACGGCTACAGCCTCAGCTTCGACTTCATCGGCTGGGAGAACTACACCAAGGCCTTCCGCAGCCCCCGTTCGGTGCAGGCCGCGGTGTTCACCGGTGTCATCGCCGTCGTCGGCACGATCCTCTGCAACGCCGTGGGGCTCGCGATCGCGGCTCTGATCTCGGGCCAGGGGCGCGCCAACACGATCCTGCGCACGATCTTCTTCTACCCCTATGTGATCAGCGCGCTCATCATCGGGTTCATCTGGTCGGCGATGCTGTCGCCGAACGGCGCGGTGAACGGCGTGCTCACCACGATCGGCCTGCCCGCTCTGCCGTTCCTCACCGAGCCCGGCTTCGCGAAGGCCAGCGTGATCTTCACGATCGTGTGGTCGCACTTCGGCTTCAACATGATCCTGTTCCTCGCCGGCATCAAGTCGGTCCCCGCGGAGTACTACGAGGCGGCGACCGTCGACGGCGCCTCGCGGTGGCAGCAGTTCCGTTCGATCACGCTGCCGCTGATCGCCCCCGTCTTCACGGTCAACCTCGTCCTCACGCTGGTCGGGCTGCTCAAGGCGTACGACGTGGTGCTGTCGCTCACCGACGGCGGCCCGGCAGGCTCCACGCAGACCATCGTCTACCAGATCCTCAAGGACTCGTTCGCGAACTCCTCGCTGGGCTTCGGCGCGGCGCAGTCGATCGTGCTCCTCCTCGTCACGGCCGTGATCGGACTCGCCGTGACCGTCGTGCGCCGCCGCGCCGAGCAGAAGGCGACAGAGTGA
- a CDS encoding carbohydrate ABC transporter permease: MKQTRNRPALVVSIVRWIVLGVVAVTMLIPMYTMLINAFKPQAEIIENPLLITPQSFTLDYLWAAITSSKFNVIAAYGITLLFVVLVNVCCIALAAPVAYVIARGRSKWHLGLLLLFVSGLFIPGQVTLIPVVFVLRMLGLINTIPGFILFETAATLPVTIFLFTAYLRSVPRDIDEAAALDGAGPIRAFWSCIFPIMRPVVATIVVLNSIGVWNDFVSPQIILGPSSGIYTVTTGVYAAVGQFSTDYTQVFPTLLLAVLPAMVFFIVMQRHIIGGLVAGATKG, translated from the coding sequence ATGAAGCAGACCCGCAACCGCCCCGCTCTGGTCGTCAGCATCGTCCGGTGGATCGTGCTCGGCGTCGTCGCCGTCACGATGCTCATCCCGATGTACACGATGCTCATCAACGCGTTCAAGCCGCAGGCCGAGATCATCGAGAACCCGCTGCTCATCACGCCCCAGAGCTTCACGCTCGACTACCTGTGGGCCGCCATCACGAGCAGCAAGTTCAACGTGATCGCCGCGTACGGCATCACGCTGCTGTTCGTGGTGCTGGTGAACGTGTGCTGCATCGCCCTGGCGGCTCCCGTCGCCTACGTGATCGCCCGCGGGCGCTCGAAGTGGCACCTCGGACTGCTGCTGCTGTTCGTGTCGGGGCTGTTCATCCCCGGCCAGGTCACGCTCATCCCTGTCGTGTTCGTGCTGAGGATGCTCGGGCTCATCAACACCATCCCCGGGTTCATCCTCTTCGAGACGGCGGCGACGCTGCCCGTGACGATCTTCCTCTTCACCGCCTATCTGCGCAGCGTCCCGCGCGACATCGACGAGGCGGCGGCGCTCGACGGCGCAGGCCCGATCCGGGCGTTCTGGTCGTGCATCTTCCCGATCATGAGGCCGGTCGTGGCGACGATCGTGGTGCTGAACTCGATCGGCGTGTGGAACGACTTCGTGAGCCCGCAGATCATCCTCGGCCCCAGCTCCGGGATCTACACGGTGACGACGGGCGTCTACGCCGCGGTCGGCCAGTTCTCCACCGATTACACGCAGGTCTTCCCGACGCTGCTCCTGGCCGTGCTGCCAGCGATGGTGTTCTTCATCGTCATGCAGCGGCACATCATCGGCGGGCTCGTCGCCGGTGCGACGAAGGGCTGA
- a CDS encoding dimethylmenaquinone methyltransferase, translating into MSDTLIRPDFALPVRGAAYERPSSEVVGAFDAISAATACAKLHELGIRRSYIDGPEPLSPGQRVVGSALTLQFMPQREDMASGAGQEYAERHTALWHVLEAVQPGDVLVIQAYGSRFSGCIGDILARYFARKGGAGIVVDGRIRDAGRIRELGIPVWSTGTTPHYASQSELVPWAYDVPVAVGGALCMPGDLVVADDDGPVVVPQAMAPRVVESARDHEEWEVFSRLRLDGGARLSDYYPLTPDSREEYEAWRSAQSSVR; encoded by the coding sequence ATGAGCGACACCCTGATCCGTCCCGACTTCGCGCTGCCCGTTCGCGGCGCCGCCTACGAGCGCCCGTCGTCGGAGGTCGTCGGAGCGTTCGATGCGATCTCCGCCGCCACCGCGTGCGCCAAGCTGCACGAGCTCGGCATCCGCCGCAGCTACATCGACGGACCTGAGCCCCTGTCGCCCGGCCAGCGCGTGGTGGGCTCGGCCCTGACCCTGCAGTTCATGCCGCAGCGCGAGGACATGGCGTCGGGCGCCGGCCAGGAGTACGCCGAGCGCCACACGGCGCTGTGGCACGTGCTCGAGGCCGTGCAGCCGGGAGACGTGCTGGTCATCCAGGCGTACGGCAGCCGCTTCTCGGGGTGCATCGGCGACATCCTCGCGCGGTACTTCGCCCGCAAGGGCGGGGCAGGCATCGTGGTCGACGGCCGCATCCGCGACGCCGGGCGCATCCGCGAGCTGGGCATCCCCGTGTGGTCGACGGGCACCACGCCGCACTACGCGTCGCAGTCCGAGCTCGTGCCGTGGGCGTACGACGTCCCTGTCGCGGTCGGCGGGGCGCTGTGCATGCCGGGCGACCTCGTGGTGGCCGACGACGACGGTCCCGTCGTCGTGCCGCAGGCCATGGCTCCGCGCGTCGTGGAGTCGGCGCGCGATCATGAGGAGTGGGAGGTCTTCAGCCGCCTCCGTCTCGACGGCGGGGCCCGGCTGAGCGACTACTACCCGCTGACCCCCGACAGCCGCGAGGAGTACGAGGCATGGCGTTCCGCGCAGAGCTCCGTCCGCTGA
- a CDS encoding aldo/keto reductase encodes MAFRAELRPLNGAVAARDDAGLGCAPIGNLFSPVTDADAVATVEAALARGVRFFDTAPLYGSGESERKLGMALRGVPRDDYVIATKVGRLLLDEDGAPVRGAAGGHSSVADLSRDGVFRSLEGSLARLGVDRVDVLHLHDPLDVDAALAGAMPALVELREQGVVRAISVGLGRLDPLERLTAVAPLDVVMEAGRLTLLDRTAADRLLPLAASRGIGVIAAGVFNSGILVDPEASPFYEYKPAPDDIRAAALRLRDLCAAHGVRLADAAVQFPLRAGADAVVVGARTPAEVDAFVDGLDAELPAGLWEALHDTRQETP; translated from the coding sequence ATGGCGTTCCGCGCAGAGCTCCGTCCGCTGAACGGCGCCGTCGCCGCGCGCGACGACGCAGGGCTCGGCTGCGCGCCCATCGGCAACCTCTTCTCCCCGGTGACGGATGCCGACGCCGTGGCGACCGTCGAGGCGGCGCTCGCCCGCGGCGTGCGGTTCTTCGACACCGCGCCCCTCTACGGCTCCGGCGAGAGCGAGCGCAAGCTCGGGATGGCGCTGCGCGGCGTCCCCCGCGACGACTACGTGATCGCGACCAAGGTCGGTCGCCTGCTCCTCGACGAAGACGGCGCGCCCGTGCGCGGCGCGGCCGGCGGGCACTCCTCCGTGGCCGACCTCAGCCGCGACGGCGTGTTTCGGAGCCTCGAGGGGAGCCTCGCGCGCCTCGGCGTCGACCGCGTCGACGTGCTGCATCTGCACGATCCGCTCGATGTCGACGCCGCGCTCGCCGGCGCGATGCCCGCGCTCGTCGAGCTGCGCGAGCAGGGCGTCGTCCGGGCGATCAGCGTGGGGCTCGGCCGGCTCGATCCGCTCGAGCGCCTCACGGCCGTCGCTCCGCTCGACGTGGTCATGGAGGCAGGGCGCCTCACCCTGCTGGATCGCACGGCGGCGGACCGGCTCCTCCCCCTCGCGGCCTCGCGCGGGATCGGCGTCATCGCCGCGGGGGTGTTCAACTCCGGCATCCTCGTCGACCCCGAGGCGTCGCCGTTCTACGAGTACAAGCCCGCGCCCGACGACATCCGCGCCGCCGCGCTTCGCCTGCGCGACCTGTGCGCGGCGCACGGGGTGCGGCTGGCGGATGCCGCCGTGCAGTTCCCGCTGCGCGCCGGGGCGGATGCCGTCGTCGTGGGCGCTCGCACCCCCGCCGAGGTCGACGCGTTCGTCGACGGCCTCGACGCCGAGCTGCCTGCCGGGCTCTGGGAGGCGCTCCACGACACGCGCCAGGAGACGCCCTGA
- a CDS encoding amidohydrolase family protein, translating to MHVWDVDAMPLPWFRDDLGLPRRASAADLGAALDAAGVDAAIAVQAADSDVEAAWLVSLAETDAHVRRAVLQFRPGETVAPPSPAVAGIRAAVPQFAADLSDVSGLDRLADDLGAIGLVLELLLRPEQLPAAGALSRRHPSTSIVVCHLGLGAGAPDASWHAALAEAAAAPGLHAKVSGLSLLSRGPEESRSVLGHALSAFGADRLLFGSDWPMSVRTATYADVLSATRAALPRPLDAHAFWAGTASRLYGLD from the coding sequence GTGCACGTGTGGGACGTCGACGCCATGCCGCTCCCCTGGTTCCGCGACGACCTCGGCCTTCCACGCCGCGCCTCCGCCGCCGATCTCGGGGCGGCGCTCGACGCGGCGGGGGTCGATGCGGCGATCGCCGTGCAGGCCGCCGACTCCGACGTGGAAGCGGCATGGCTCGTGTCGCTCGCCGAGACCGACGCGCACGTGCGGCGCGCGGTGCTGCAGTTCCGGCCCGGCGAGACGGTGGCTCCTCCTTCCCCCGCAGTCGCCGGCATCCGCGCGGCCGTTCCGCAGTTCGCGGCCGATCTCTCCGACGTGTCTGGGCTCGACCGGCTCGCCGACGACCTGGGCGCCATCGGGCTCGTGCTCGAGCTGCTCCTCCGGCCGGAGCAGCTGCCCGCCGCGGGAGCGTTGTCGCGCCGGCATCCGTCGACGTCCATCGTCGTGTGCCATCTCGGGCTCGGCGCGGGAGCCCCGGATGCGTCGTGGCACGCCGCGCTCGCCGAGGCGGCCGCCGCGCCGGGGCTGCACGCCAAGGTGTCCGGGCTCTCCCTGCTGTCACGCGGCCCCGAGGAGTCCCGGAGCGTGCTGGGGCACGCCCTCTCGGCATTCGGCGCGGATCGGCTCCTGTTCGGCAGCGACTGGCCGATGTCGGTGCGCACGGCGACGTACGCCGATGTGCTCTCCGCGACGCGCGCCGCGCTCCCCCGCCCGCTCGACGCTCACGCGTTCTGGGCCGGCACCGCCTCGCGCCTGTACGGCCTCGACTGA
- a CDS encoding GntR family transcriptional regulator: protein MTDALATAGLQRGLLSDQIYEMIKAMIKDSTLAPGEQLVESQLARQLQVSQAPVRDALKRLAHEGLVSHVRHQGNFVASYSAEEAEHAKVARVELEGLAGRLASGALTPERRDALSAMIDQMHDAAEASDLARFRELDFAFHRAVIEASGNAYLPKMWDLLEPSLRSMHVLGDPTFTGDWHEVADWHRGLLDVLEQGDPEAASDLFRSHAAGTLLD, encoded by the coding sequence ATGACGGATGCTCTGGCCACGGCCGGTCTGCAGCGAGGACTGCTGTCGGACCAGATCTACGAGATGATCAAGGCGATGATCAAGGACTCCACGCTCGCCCCCGGCGAGCAGCTGGTGGAGTCGCAGCTCGCACGCCAGCTTCAGGTGAGCCAGGCCCCCGTGCGCGACGCCCTCAAGCGGCTCGCGCACGAGGGCCTGGTCTCGCACGTGCGGCACCAGGGCAACTTCGTCGCCAGCTACTCCGCCGAAGAGGCCGAGCACGCCAAGGTCGCGCGCGTCGAGCTGGAGGGGCTGGCGGGCCGGCTCGCCTCCGGTGCGCTGACACCCGAGCGGCGCGACGCGCTCTCGGCCATGATCGACCAGATGCACGATGCCGCGGAAGCGTCGGATCTGGCGCGGTTCCGTGAGCTCGACTTCGCGTTCCACCGCGCCGTGATCGAAGCGAGCGGCAACGCGTACCTGCCGAAGATGTGGGACCTGCTGGAGCCGAGCCTTCGCTCGATGCACGTGCTCGGAGACCCCACCTTCACGGGTGACTGGCACGAGGTCGCCGACTGGCACCGCGGTCTGCTCGACGTGCTGGAGCAGGGCGACCCCGAGGCCGCGTCGGACCTGTTCCGCAGCCACGCGGCGGGCACTCTGCTCGACTGA
- a CDS encoding SGNH/GDSL hydrolase family protein, giving the protein MRVTFIGDSITDAGRDRSDPQSLGDGYVSLLAPDLIARGDTVRNLGIAGNRAVDLAARWEAELLPTAPDLLTVYIGVNDMWRRFDSDDPTSAEAFADTLRPLLARVVEEHAPQLVLMEPFFLPTTEQQRSWLDDLDGKREVVRSLAEEFGAAFVPLHTVLTAAAADRPVAELAPDGVHPTPVGSRLIADAWLAAARISDSR; this is encoded by the coding sequence ATGCGAGTGACGTTCATCGGAGATTCCATCACCGATGCGGGAAGGGACCGCAGCGACCCGCAGTCGCTCGGCGACGGCTACGTGTCGCTGCTCGCCCCCGACCTGATCGCGCGCGGTGACACGGTGCGCAACCTCGGGATCGCCGGAAACCGCGCGGTCGATCTCGCGGCACGGTGGGAGGCGGAGCTGCTTCCCACCGCGCCGGATCTGCTCACGGTGTACATCGGCGTGAACGACATGTGGCGGCGGTTCGACAGCGACGACCCGACCTCGGCCGAGGCCTTCGCGGACACTCTCCGGCCTCTGCTCGCGCGGGTCGTGGAGGAGCACGCGCCCCAGCTCGTGCTCATGGAGCCGTTCTTCCTGCCGACGACCGAGCAGCAGCGCTCGTGGCTCGACGACCTCGACGGCAAGCGCGAGGTCGTGCGGTCGCTCGCCGAGGAGTTCGGCGCCGCGTTCGTGCCGCTGCACACCGTGCTCACGGCCGCGGCAGCCGACCGTCCTGTCGCGGAGCTCGCGCCCGACGGCGTGCATCCCACGCCGGTCGGATCGCGGCTCATCGCGGATGCCTGGCTCGCCGCTGCCCGCATTAGCGATAGTCGATAA